One Mycolicibacterium parafortuitum DNA segment encodes these proteins:
- a CDS encoding LLM class F420-dependent oxidoreductase yields the protein MTVRLGLQIPNFSYGLPVGELFAAVKSQVQEAEAAGFDTVFLMDHFYQLPGLGAPDEPILEAYTTLGALSAVTDRVQLATLVTGNTYRNPTLLAKEITTLDVINRGRMILGVGAGWFELEHQQLGYEFGTFAERFEKLEEALQIMIPMIHGDRPTFEGRWYHTESAINEPRYRDHIPVLLGGSGEKKTFRLAARYADHLNIIAPMDELPAKLRVLEERCAEIGRDPATLETSGFLTVVIDGEPSVDMEEATGGRAVHGTPQQVAEEIQRRVFDVGVDGVIINLPTHGYTPGLVTKVGEALSQLPS from the coding sequence GTGACCGTGAGACTTGGGCTACAGATACCGAACTTCTCCTATGGCCTACCCGTAGGCGAACTCTTCGCGGCGGTGAAGTCGCAGGTGCAGGAGGCTGAGGCCGCCGGATTCGACACCGTGTTCCTGATGGACCACTTCTATCAGCTGCCGGGCTTGGGCGCCCCGGACGAACCGATACTGGAGGCCTACACCACCTTGGGAGCGCTGAGCGCCGTCACCGACCGCGTGCAGCTCGCGACGTTGGTCACCGGGAACACCTACCGGAACCCCACGTTGCTCGCCAAGGAGATCACCACACTGGACGTGATCAACCGCGGGCGCATGATCCTGGGCGTCGGAGCGGGCTGGTTCGAGCTGGAGCATCAACAGCTCGGCTACGAATTCGGCACGTTCGCCGAGCGATTCGAGAAGCTGGAAGAAGCTCTGCAGATCATGATTCCGATGATCCACGGAGACCGGCCGACCTTCGAGGGCAGGTGGTACCACACCGAGAGCGCCATCAACGAGCCCCGGTACCGCGACCATATCCCGGTGCTGCTCGGCGGAAGCGGCGAGAAGAAGACCTTCCGGCTGGCAGCCCGGTACGCGGACCACCTCAACATCATCGCGCCCATGGACGAGCTTCCCGCCAAGTTGCGCGTGCTCGAGGAGAGATGTGCCGAAATCGGTCGTGATCCAGCGACCTTGGAAACCAGCGGCTTTCTCACCGTGGTGATCGACGGCGAACCCTCGGTCGACATGGAGGAAGCTACCGGCGGCCGCGCTGTCCACGGCACACCCCAACAGGTCGCCGAGGAGATCCAGCGACGTGTGTTCGACGTCGGAGTCGACGGGGTGATCATCAACCTGCCGACGCACGGCTACACGCCAGGGCTCGTCACGAAGGTGGGGGAGGCGCTGAGCCAGCTGCCCAGCTGA